Proteins encoded together in one Bradyrhizobium sp. PSBB068 window:
- the rpsS gene encoding 30S ribosomal protein S19 codes for MVRSVWKGPFVEGSLLKKADAARASGRHDVIKIWSRRSTILPQFVGLTFGVYNGQKHVPVAINEEMVGHKFGEFSPTRTFHGHSGDKKAKKA; via the coding sequence ATGGTTCGTTCAGTCTGGAAAGGCCCGTTCGTCGAGGGTTCTCTGCTCAAGAAGGCAGATGCCGCCCGCGCGTCCGGCCGTCACGACGTCATCAAGATCTGGAGCCGCCGCTCCACCATCCTGCCGCAGTTCGTCGGCCTGACCTTCGGCGTCTACAACGGCCAGAAGCATGTGCCGGTGGCGATCAACGAGGAAATGGTGGGCCACAAGTTCGGCGAGTTCTCGCCGACCCGGACCTTCCACGGCCATTCGGGCGACAAGAAAGCCAAGAAGGCTTGA
- a CDS encoding 50S ribosomal protein L23 codes for MKNIDPRHYDVIISPVVTEKATLASEHNKVLFKVAGKATKPQIKEAVEKLFDVKVKSVNTLVRKGKTKVFRGNLGSQSDTKRAIVTLEEGHRIDVTTGL; via the coding sequence ATGAAGAACATCGATCCGCGCCACTACGACGTCATCATCTCGCCGGTCGTGACGGAAAAGGCGACGCTCGCCTCCGAGCACAACAAGGTGCTGTTCAAGGTCGCCGGCAAGGCGACCAAGCCGCAGATCAAGGAAGCGGTCGAGAAGCTGTTCGACGTCAAGGTGAAGAGCGTCAACACGCTCGTCCGCAAGGGCAAGACCAAGGTGTTCCGCGGCAATCTCGGCTCGCAGTCGGACACCAAGCGCGCGATCGTGACCCTGGAAGAGGGCCACCGCATCGACGTGACTACCGGACTATAA
- a CDS encoding 30S ribosomal protein S12 has protein sequence MPTINQLIANPREVQKSRKKVPALQQSPQKRGVCTRVYTTTPKKPNSALRKVAKVRLTNGFEVIGYIPGEGHNLQEHSVVMIRGGRVKDLPGVRYHILRGVLDTQGVKNRKQRRSKYGAKRPK, from the coding sequence ATGCCGACGATCAACCAGCTGATCGCAAATCCGCGTGAAGTGCAGAAGTCGCGTAAGAAGGTGCCGGCGCTGCAGCAGTCGCCGCAGAAGCGCGGCGTGTGCACGCGCGTCTACACCACGACCCCGAAGAAGCCGAACTCGGCGCTTCGTAAGGTCGCCAAGGTGCGCCTGACCAACGGCTTCGAGGTGATCGGCTACATCCCGGGTGAGGGCCATAACCTGCAGGAGCACTCGGTGGTCATGATCCGCGGCGGTCGCGTCAAGGACTTGCCCGGCGTGCGCTACCACATCCTCCGCGGCGTGCTGGATACCCAGGGCGTCAAGAACCGTAAGCAGCGTCGTTCGAAGTACGGCGCGAAGCGTCCGAAGTAA
- the rpsC gene encoding 30S ribosomal protein S3 → MGQKINPIGLRLGINRTWDSRWFAGKQEYGKLLHEDVKIREILHKELKQAAVARIVIERPHKKCRVTIHSARPGVVIGKKGADIDKLRKKVADITSSDVVINIVEIRKPELDATLVAESIAQQLERRVAFRRAMKRAVQSAMRLGAEGIRINCSGRLGGAEIARMEWYREGRVPLHTLRADVDYGVATAFTTFGTCGVKVWIFKGEILEHDPMAQDKKMAEGDNTPRSRRDAA, encoded by the coding sequence ATGGGTCAAAAGATCAATCCAATCGGGCTGCGTCTCGGCATCAACCGGACCTGGGACTCCCGTTGGTTCGCCGGCAAGCAGGAATACGGCAAGCTCCTGCACGAGGACGTCAAGATCCGCGAGATCCTGCACAAGGAGCTCAAGCAGGCGGCTGTCGCCCGCATCGTGATCGAGCGTCCGCACAAGAAGTGCCGCGTGACGATCCACTCGGCCCGTCCGGGTGTCGTGATCGGCAAGAAGGGCGCCGACATCGACAAGCTGCGCAAGAAGGTCGCCGACATCACCTCGTCGGACGTCGTGATCAACATCGTCGAAATCCGCAAGCCGGAGCTCGACGCGACCCTGGTCGCTGAATCGATCGCCCAGCAGCTCGAGCGCCGCGTCGCGTTCCGCCGCGCCATGAAGCGCGCCGTGCAGTCGGCGATGCGTCTCGGCGCCGAGGGCATCCGCATCAACTGCTCGGGCCGTCTCGGCGGCGCCGAAATCGCGCGCATGGAGTGGTATCGCGAAGGTCGCGTGCCGCTGCACACGCTGCGCGCCGACGTCGACTACGGCGTCGCCACCGCGTTCACGACCTTCGGCACCTGCGGCGTCAAGGTCTGGATCTTCAAGGGCGAGATCCTCGAGCACGATCCGATGGCCCAGGACAAGAAGATGGCGGAAGGCGACAACACGCCGCGTTCGCGCCGCGACGCCGCTTGA
- the rpsQ gene encoding 30S ribosomal protein S17, whose protein sequence is MPKRTLQGVVVSDKQAKTIVVRVDRRFTHPIYKKTIRRSKNYHAHDENNQFKPGDMVWIEESKPISKLKRWTVVRGEHKKTA, encoded by the coding sequence ATGCCGAAACGTACTCTGCAGGGCGTGGTCGTCAGCGACAAGCAAGCCAAGACCATCGTGGTGCGCGTCGATCGACGCTTCACCCACCCGATCTACAAGAAGACGATCCGCCGTTCCAAGAACTACCACGCGCACGACGAGAACAACCAGTTCAAGCCGGGCGACATGGTCTGGATCGAGGAATCGAAGCCGATCTCGAAGCTGAAGCGCTGGACCGTGGTCCGGGGCGAACACAAGAAAACGGCCTGA
- the rpsG gene encoding 30S ribosomal protein S7, whose product MSRRHSAEKREVLPDPKFGNIIITKFMNSVMYAGKKSVAENIVYGALGMIEAKTKQPPLGVFEQALENVMPTIEVRSRRVGGATYQVPVEVRSVRRQALGIRWLISAARERNEKTMTERLSAELLDASNNRGNAVKKREDVHRMAEANRAFSHYRW is encoded by the coding sequence ATGTCGCGTCGCCATTCTGCCGAGAAGCGTGAAGTTCTTCCGGATCCCAAGTTCGGGAACATCATCATTACGAAGTTCATGAACTCGGTGATGTACGCCGGGAAGAAGTCGGTCGCCGAAAACATCGTTTACGGTGCGCTCGGCATGATCGAGGCCAAGACCAAGCAGCCCCCGCTCGGCGTGTTCGAGCAGGCGCTCGAGAACGTGATGCCGACCATCGAGGTTCGCTCCCGCCGCGTCGGCGGCGCGACCTACCAGGTGCCGGTGGAAGTCCGCTCGGTGCGCCGTCAGGCGCTGGGCATCCGCTGGCTGATCTCGGCCGCTCGTGAGCGCAACGAGAAGACCATGACGGAGCGTCTGTCGGCGGAGCTGCTCGACGCCTCGAACAACCGCGGCAACGCGGTCAAGAAGCGTGAAGACGTACACCGGATGGCGGAAGCCAACCGCGCCTTCTCGCACTATCGCTGGTAA
- the rpsJ gene encoding 30S ribosomal protein S10 codes for MNGQNIRIRLKAFDHRILDTSTREIVNTAKRTGAQVRGPIPLPTRIEKFTVNRSPHVDKKSREQFEMRTHKRLLDIVDPTPQTVDALMKLDLAAGVDVEIKL; via the coding sequence ATGAACGGCCAAAATATTCGCATCCGTCTCAAGGCGTTCGACCATCGAATCCTCGATACGTCGACCCGCGAGATCGTGAACACGGCGAAGCGCACCGGTGCGCAGGTTCGCGGACCGATTCCGCTGCCGACCCGCATCGAGAAGTTCACCGTCAACCGTTCGCCGCACGTTGACAAGAAGAGCCGCGAGCAATTCGAGATGCGCACTCACAAGCGCCTCCTCGACATTGTCGACCCGACCCCGCAGACCGTCGATGCGCTGATGAAGCTCGACCTGGCCGCCGGTGTCGACGTCGAGATCAAGCTCTAA
- the rplB gene encoding 50S ribosomal protein L2, translated as MALKTYNPTTPGQRQLVMVDRSALYKGKPVKTLTEGKLGNGGRNNTGRITVRFRGGGHKKAYRTVDFRRDKVDMPAVVERLEYDPNRTAFIALIKYQDGELAYILAPQRLAAGDTVVAGNYVDVKPGNVMPLGNMPVGTIVHNIELKIGKGGQLARSAGTYAQIVGRDQDYVIVRLNSGEQRLVHGRCRGTIGAVSNPDHMNISIGKAGRTRWLGWRPHNRGVVMNPIDHPHGGGEGRTSGGRHPVTPWGKPTKGKKTRTNKSTNKFILLSRHKRKK; from the coding sequence ATGGCATTGAAAACCTACAATCCCACGACGCCGGGCCAGCGCCAGCTGGTCATGGTCGATCGTTCGGCGCTCTACAAGGGCAAGCCGGTGAAGACCCTGACCGAGGGCAAGCTCGGCAATGGCGGTCGCAACAACACCGGCCGCATCACCGTGCGTTTCCGCGGCGGCGGCCACAAGAAGGCCTACCGCACCGTCGACTTCCGCCGCGACAAGGTGGACATGCCGGCGGTCGTGGAGCGGCTCGAGTACGATCCGAACCGCACCGCGTTCATCGCGCTGATCAAGTACCAGGACGGCGAGCTCGCCTATATCCTGGCGCCGCAGCGTCTGGCGGCGGGCGACACCGTCGTCGCCGGCAACTACGTCGACGTGAAGCCGGGCAACGTCATGCCGCTCGGCAACATGCCGGTCGGCACGATCGTGCACAACATCGAGCTGAAGATCGGCAAGGGCGGCCAGCTGGCGCGCTCCGCCGGCACCTACGCCCAGATCGTCGGCCGCGACCAGGACTACGTGATCGTCCGTCTGAACTCGGGCGAGCAGCGTCTGGTGCACGGCCGTTGCCGAGGCACGATCGGCGCCGTCTCCAACCCGGATCACATGAACATCTCGATCGGCAAGGCCGGTCGTACCCGCTGGCTCGGCTGGCGTCCGCACAACCGCGGCGTCGTCATGAACCCGATCGACCATCCGCACGGCGGTGGTGAAGGTCGTACCTCCGGCGGTCGCCACCCGGTTACTCCGTGGGGCAAGCCGACCAAGGGCAAGAAGACCCGCACCAACAAGTCGACCAACAAATTCATTCTCCTCAGCCGCCACAAGCGGAAGAAGTAA
- the rplV gene encoding 50S ribosomal protein L22, with the protein MSKPKRERSLADNEAKAVARMLRVSPQKLNLVAQLIRGRKASAALADLQFSRKRIAVDVKKCLESAIANAENNHDLEVDDLVVAEAHVGNGIVMKRFAPRGRGRSGRVFKPFSHLTIVVRQVEAEASA; encoded by the coding sequence ATGAGCAAACCAAAGCGCGAACGTAGCCTCGCGGACAATGAGGCCAAGGCCGTCGCCCGCATGCTGCGCGTCAGCCCGCAGAAGCTCAACCTGGTGGCGCAGCTGATCCGCGGCCGCAAGGCGTCCGCTGCGCTCGCCGACCTGCAGTTCTCGCGCAAGCGGATCGCGGTCGACGTCAAGAAGTGCCTGGAATCGGCGATCGCCAACGCCGAGAACAACCATGACCTCGAAGTCGACGATCTCGTCGTTGCCGAGGCGCATGTCGGCAACGGCATCGTGATGAAGCGTTTTGCTCCGCGCGGCCGTGGCCGTTCGGGCCGTGTGTTCAAACCGTTCTCGCACCTGACCATCGTGGTTCGTCAGGTCGAGGCCGAGGCAAGCGCCTAA
- the rplD gene encoding 50S ribosomal protein L4, producing MELKVTTLEGKEAGSVQLSDEIFGLEPRKDIIQRCVQWQLNKRQAGTHKAQGRADVWRTGKKMYKQKGTGGARHGSARVPQFRGGGRAFGPVVRSHATDLPKKVRALALKHALSAKAKDGGLIVIDNAQLEAAKTKALLGHFSGLGLTNALIIDGAELNNGFATAARNIPNIDVLPIQGINVYDILRRHKLVLTKAAVDALEARFK from the coding sequence ATGGAACTGAAAGTCACCACCCTTGAAGGCAAGGAAGCTGGCTCGGTCCAGCTCTCGGACGAGATCTTCGGTCTCGAGCCGCGCAAGGACATCATCCAGCGCTGCGTGCAGTGGCAGCTGAACAAGCGTCAGGCCGGCACCCACAAGGCCCAGGGCCGCGCCGATGTCTGGCGCACCGGCAAGAAGATGTACAAGCAGAAGGGCACCGGCGGCGCCCGTCACGGCTCGGCCCGCGTGCCGCAGTTCCGCGGCGGTGGCCGTGCGTTCGGTCCGGTGGTTCGCTCCCATGCGACCGACCTGCCGAAGAAGGTGCGTGCGCTCGCGCTGAAGCATGCGCTGTCGGCCAAGGCCAAGGACGGCGGGCTGATCGTGATCGACAATGCGCAGCTCGAGGCCGCCAAGACCAAGGCGCTGCTCGGTCACTTCTCGGGCCTTGGCCTGACCAATGCGCTGATCATCGACGGCGCCGAGCTGAACAACGGTTTCGCGACTGCGGCCCGCAACATCCCGAACATCGACGTGCTGCCGATCCAGGGCATCAACGTCTACGACATTCTCCGCCGCCACAAGCTGGTGCTGACCAAGGCTGCGGTTGATGCGCTGGAGGCGCGCTTCAAATGA
- the fusA gene encoding elongation factor G, which produces MPRQHAIEDYRNFGIMAHIDAGKTTTTERILYYTGKSHKIGEVHEGAATMDWMEQEQERGITITSAATTAFWNGKRLNIIDTPGHVDFTIEVERSLRVLDGAVCVLDSNQGVEPQTETVWRQGDKYKVPRIVFANKMDKTGADFFKCLADIVDRLGAKPIAIQLPIGAENNFKGLVDLVKMKGVIWNDESLGAKFDYVDIPEDLVEQAKEYREKMVEAAVELDDDALAAFLDGKEPDEATLKRLIRKAVLTGAFYPVLCGSAFKNKGVQPLLDAVVDYLPSPIDVPAIKGTDEDGNEVVRKADDKEPLALLAFKIMDDPFVGTITFCRIYSGVLQSGTGVVNSTREKKERIGRMLLMHANNREDIKEAYAGDIVALAGLKEARTGDTLCDPNKPVILEKMEFPEPVIEIAIEPKSKADQEKLGVALAKLAAEDPSFRVSTDHESGQTILKGMGELHLDIKVDILKRTYKVDANIGAPQVAFRERVTKRVEHSYTHKKQTGGTGQFAAVTIIVEPNEAGKGYEFESKIVGGAVPKEYIPGVEKGLESVLSSGVVAGFPIVDVKVQLIDGKYHDVDSSALAFEIATRACFREALQMGKSVLLEPIMKVEVVTPEDYTGSVIGDLNSRRGQIQGQDMRGNANVINAMVPLMNMFGYVNNLRSMSQGRATFTMQFDHYAEAPANVSAEVQKKFA; this is translated from the coding sequence ATGCCCCGCCAACATGCCATCGAGGACTACCGCAACTTCGGTATCATGGCGCATATCGACGCCGGCAAGACCACGACCACCGAACGCATCCTGTATTACACCGGCAAGAGCCACAAGATCGGCGAAGTGCACGAGGGTGCCGCGACGATGGACTGGATGGAGCAGGAGCAGGAGCGTGGCATCACGATCACCTCGGCTGCGACCACCGCGTTCTGGAACGGCAAGCGCCTGAACATCATCGACACCCCCGGCCACGTCGACTTCACCATCGAAGTCGAGCGTTCGCTGCGCGTGCTCGACGGCGCCGTTTGCGTGCTCGACTCCAACCAGGGCGTCGAGCCGCAGACCGAGACCGTCTGGCGCCAGGGCGACAAGTACAAGGTTCCGCGCATCGTCTTCGCCAACAAGATGGACAAGACCGGTGCCGACTTCTTCAAGTGTCTGGCCGACATCGTCGACCGCCTCGGCGCCAAGCCGATCGCGATCCAGCTTCCGATCGGCGCCGAGAACAACTTCAAGGGCCTCGTCGACCTCGTGAAGATGAAGGGCGTCATCTGGAACGATGAATCGCTCGGCGCCAAGTTCGACTATGTCGACATCCCGGAAGATCTGGTCGAGCAGGCCAAGGAATATCGCGAGAAGATGGTGGAAGCCGCCGTCGAGCTCGACGACGACGCTCTCGCTGCGTTCCTCGACGGCAAGGAGCCGGACGAGGCGACCCTGAAGCGCCTGATCCGCAAGGCGGTGCTGACCGGCGCCTTCTATCCGGTGCTGTGCGGCTCGGCGTTCAAGAACAAGGGCGTGCAGCCGCTGCTCGACGCCGTCGTCGACTACCTCCCGTCGCCGATCGACGTGCCCGCGATCAAGGGCACCGATGAGGACGGCAACGAGGTCGTGCGCAAGGCGGACGACAAGGAGCCGCTGGCTCTGCTCGCGTTCAAGATCATGGACGACCCTTTCGTCGGCACCATCACCTTCTGCCGCATCTATTCCGGCGTGCTGCAGTCGGGCACCGGTGTCGTCAACTCGACCCGCGAGAAGAAAGAGCGTATCGGCCGCATGCTGCTGATGCATGCGAACAACCGCGAAGACATCAAGGAAGCCTATGCCGGCGACATCGTCGCGCTGGCTGGCCTGAAGGAAGCGCGCACCGGCGACACGCTGTGCGATCCCAACAAGCCGGTCATCCTCGAGAAGATGGAATTCCCGGAGCCGGTGATCGAGATCGCGATCGAGCCGAAGTCGAAGGCAGACCAGGAAAAGCTGGGCGTGGCGCTGGCCAAGCTCGCCGCGGAGGATCCGTCCTTCCGCGTGTCGACCGACCACGAGTCCGGCCAGACCATCCTCAAGGGCATGGGCGAACTGCATCTCGACATCAAGGTCGACATCCTCAAGCGCACCTACAAGGTCGACGCCAACATCGGCGCGCCGCAGGTGGCGTTCCGTGAGCGTGTCACCAAGCGGGTCGAGCACAGCTACACCCACAAGAAGCAGACCGGCGGTACCGGCCAGTTCGCGGCCGTGACGATCATCGTCGAGCCGAACGAAGCCGGGAAGGGCTACGAGTTCGAATCGAAGATCGTCGGCGGCGCGGTGCCGAAGGAGTACATCCCAGGCGTCGAAAAGGGCCTCGAGAGCGTGCTGTCCTCCGGCGTGGTCGCGGGCTTCCCGATCGTCGACGTCAAGGTGCAGCTGATCGACGGCAAGTATCACGACGTCGACTCGTCGGCGCTGGCCTTCGAAATCGCCACGCGCGCCTGCTTCCGCGAGGCGCTGCAGATGGGCAAGTCCGTTCTGCTCGAGCCGATCATGAAGGTCGAGGTGGTGACCCCGGAAGACTACACCGGTTCGGTCATCGGCGACCTGAATTCCCGGCGCGGCCAGATCCAGGGCCAAGACATGCGCGGCAACGCCAACGTCATCAACGCGATGGTGCCGCTCATGAACATGTTCGGTTACGTGAACAACCTGCGCTCGATGAGCCAGGGTCGCGCGACCTTCACCATGCAGTTCGATCACTACGCCGAAGCTCCGGCGAACGTGTCGGCTGAAGTCCAGAAGAAGTTTGCCTGA
- the tuf gene encoding elongation factor Tu: protein MAKAKFERNKPHCNIGTIGHVDHGKTSLTAAITKVLAETGGATFTAYDQIDKAPEEKARGITISTAHVEYETQNRHYAHVDCPGHADYVKNMITGAAQMDGAILVVSAADGPMPQTREHILLARQVGVPALVVFLNKCDMVDDPELLELVEMEVRELLSKYEFPGDDIPIIKGSALAALEDKDKKLGHDAILELMRNVDEYIPQPERPIDQPFLMPVEDVFSISGRGTVVTGRVERGVIKVGEEIEIVGIRDTQKTIVTGVEMFRKLLDQGQAGDNIGALLRGTKREEVERGQVLCKPGSVKPHTKFKAEAYILTKEEGGRHTPFFTNYRPQFYFRTTDVTGVVHLPEGTEMVMPGDNIAMEVHLIVPIAMEEKLRFAIREGGRTVGAGVVAAIIE from the coding sequence ATGGCCAAAGCTAAATTCGAACGTAACAAGCCCCACTGCAACATCGGCACCATCGGTCACGTCGACCATGGCAAGACCTCGCTGACCGCAGCGATCACCAAGGTGCTCGCAGAAACCGGCGGCGCGACGTTCACCGCCTACGACCAGATCGACAAGGCGCCGGAAGAGAAGGCGCGCGGCATCACGATCTCGACCGCTCACGTCGAGTACGAGACGCAGAACCGCCACTACGCTCACGTCGACTGCCCCGGCCACGCCGACTACGTGAAGAACATGATCACCGGCGCCGCCCAGATGGACGGCGCGATCCTGGTCGTGTCGGCTGCCGACGGCCCGATGCCGCAGACCCGCGAGCACATCCTGCTCGCCCGCCAGGTCGGCGTTCCCGCGCTCGTCGTGTTCCTCAACAAGTGCGACATGGTCGACGATCCGGAGCTGCTCGAGCTCGTCGAGATGGAAGTTCGCGAACTGCTCTCGAAGTACGAATTCCCGGGCGATGACATTCCGATCATCAAGGGCTCGGCGCTCGCCGCCCTCGAAGACAAGGACAAGAAGCTCGGCCACGACGCCATCCTCGAGCTGATGCGCAATGTCGACGAGTACATCCCGCAGCCGGAGCGTCCGATCGACCAGCCGTTCCTGATGCCGGTCGAAGACGTGTTCTCGATCTCGGGCCGCGGCACCGTCGTCACCGGCCGTGTCGAGCGCGGCGTGATCAAGGTCGGCGAGGAAATCGAAATCGTCGGTATCCGCGACACCCAGAAGACCATCGTCACCGGCGTCGAAATGTTCCGCAAGCTGCTCGATCAGGGCCAGGCCGGCGACAACATCGGTGCGCTGCTCCGCGGCACCAAGCGCGAGGAAGTCGAGCGTGGCCAGGTGCTGTGCAAGCCCGGTTCGGTCAAGCCGCACACCAAGTTCAAGGCTGAGGCCTACATCCTCACCAAGGAAGAGGGCGGTCGTCACACCCCGTTCTTCACCAACTACCGTCCGCAGTTCTACTTCCGCACCACCGACGTGACCGGTGTCGTGCACCTGCCGGAAGGCACCGAGATGGTGATGCCGGGCGACAACATCGCGATGGAAGTGCACCTGATCGTGCCGATCGCGATGGAAGAGAAGCTGCGCTTCGCGATCCGCGAAGGCGGCCGCACCGTCGGCGCCGGCGTCGTCGCCGCGATCATCGAGTAA
- the rplN gene encoding 50S ribosomal protein L14, with translation MIQMQTNLDVADNSGARRVMCIKVLGGSKRRYATVGDVIVVSIKEAIPRGKVKKGDVMKAVVVRVRKDIRRADGSVIRFDRNAAVLINNQSEPVGTRIFGPVPRELRAKNHMKIISLAPEVL, from the coding sequence ATGATTCAGATGCAGACCAACCTCGACGTGGCCGATAATTCTGGCGCACGCCGTGTCATGTGCATCAAGGTTCTTGGAGGTTCCAAGCGCCGCTATGCCACCGTGGGCGACGTTATCGTTGTGTCGATCAAGGAAGCCATTCCGCGTGGCAAGGTGAAGAAGGGCGACGTGATGAAGGCCGTCGTGGTCCGGGTCCGCAAGGACATCCGCCGCGCCGACGGTTCGGTCATCCGCTTCGATCGCAACGCCGCCGTGCTGATCAACAATCAGTCCGAGCCGGTCGGCACCCGTATCTTCGGGCCGGTGCCGCGCGAGCTGCGCGCCAAGAACCACATGAAGATCATTTCGCTCGCGCCGGAGGTGCTGTGA
- the rpmC gene encoding 50S ribosomal protein L29, with protein MAEMKVEDIRAMSDDQREDAVLNLKKERFNLRFQRATGQLENTSRMREARRDIARIKTIAAQLRAKKK; from the coding sequence ATGGCCGAGATGAAAGTTGAAGACATTCGCGCGATGAGCGACGACCAGCGGGAAGACGCGGTCCTGAACCTGAAGAAGGAACGCTTCAACCTGCGTTTCCAGCGCGCCACCGGGCAGCTGGAGAACACCTCGCGGATGCGGGAAGCCCGCCGCGACATCGCTCGTATCAAGACCATCGCCGCGCAGCTGCGCGCGAAGAAGAAGTAA
- the rplC gene encoding 50S ribosomal protein L3, which produces MRSGVIAQKVGMTRVFTETGEHIPVTVLKLGNCQVLGHRTTEKNGYVALQLGSGARKTVYMPKAERGQFAVAKVEPKRKVAEFRVSEDALIPVGAEIQADHFVVGQFVDVTGTSIGKGFAGGMKRWNFGGLRATHGVSISHRSIGSTGGRQDPGKTFKNKKMPGHMGVDRITTLNLRVVQTDVERGLILVEGAVPGSKGGWISVRDAVKKPLPKEAPKPGKFKVAGGEALEASAEKEGV; this is translated from the coding sequence ATGCGCTCCGGAGTGATCGCACAGAAGGTCGGGATGACGCGGGTCTTTACGGAGACCGGCGAACATATCCCTGTGACCGTGCTGAAGTTGGGCAACTGCCAGGTGCTGGGCCACCGCACGACCGAGAAGAACGGCTATGTCGCGCTTCAGCTCGGCTCGGGCGCCCGCAAGACCGTGTACATGCCCAAGGCCGAACGCGGCCAGTTCGCGGTCGCCAAGGTCGAGCCGAAGCGCAAGGTCGCCGAGTTCCGCGTGTCCGAGGATGCGCTGATCCCGGTCGGCGCGGAAATCCAGGCGGACCATTTCGTGGTCGGCCAGTTCGTCGACGTGACCGGCACCTCGATCGGTAAGGGTTTCGCCGGCGGCATGAAGCGCTGGAATTTCGGCGGTCTGCGCGCCACCCACGGTGTGTCGATCTCGCACCGTTCGATCGGTTCGACCGGCGGTCGTCAGGATCCCGGCAAGACGTTCAAGAACAAGAAGATGCCCGGTCATATGGGTGTCGACCGCATCACCACGCTCAATCTGCGCGTGGTGCAGACCGACGTTGAGCGCGGCCTGATCCTCGTCGAAGGCGCCGTTCCCGGCTCCAAGGGCGGCTGGATCTCGGTGCGCGACGCGGTCAAGAAGCCGCTGCCGAAGGAAGCCCCGAAGCCCGGCAAGTTCAAGGTTGCCGGCGGTGAGGCTCTCGAGGCTTCGGCCGAGAAGGAGGGTGTGTGA
- the rplP gene encoding 50S ribosomal protein L16: MMQPKKTKFRKAHKGRIHGVATSGATLAFGQFGLKAMEPERVTARQIEAARRALTRHMKRAGRVWIRVFPDVPVSKKPAEVRMGSGKGAPELWVVRIKPGRVMFEIDGVPVQTAKEALSLAAAKLPIKTRFVARIAE, translated from the coding sequence ATGATGCAACCTAAGAAAACGAAGTTCCGGAAGGCGCATAAGGGCCGTATCCACGGCGTTGCGACCTCTGGCGCGACGTTGGCGTTCGGCCAGTTCGGCCTGAAGGCGATGGAGCCTGAGCGCGTCACCGCCCGTCAGATCGAAGCCGCCCGCCGCGCGCTGACCCGTCACATGAAGCGCGCCGGCCGCGTCTGGATCCGCGTGTTCCCGGACGTGCCGGTGTCGAAGAAGCCCGCCGAAGTCCGCATGGGCTCCGGCAAGGGTGCCCCGGAATTGTGGGTGGTCCGGATCAAGCCAGGCCGCGTGATGTTCGAAATCGACGGCGTGCCGGTGCAGACCGCCAAGGAGGCGCTGTCGCTTGCCGCCGCCAAGCTGCCGATCAAGACGCGCTTCGTTGCGCGCATTGCGGAGTAA